From one Rhodovulum sp. ES.010 genomic stretch:
- a CDS encoding Hint domain-containing protein yields MEVRIAFEGSEPVTDARGAPVSRTTPAPGAIAGIASGFAAGTEIATTHGWRPVEALAPGVRVLTFDHGAQPVRAVQRGLLWRGWARCPQPLWPLTVPEGALGNSAPLTLLPEQSVLVESDLAEELYGDPFVLIQARYLEGVLGIHRVAPTLGRPVEVIVPLFDRPEITFANGAALVFCPAQGEGEPVPLHRLCEMQTANEIDYGRPCAPHEARRLAAALQCEVAPARDGPGMRAFQAA; encoded by the coding sequence GTGGAAGTCAGGATCGCCTTCGAAGGCAGCGAACCGGTCACCGATGCGCGCGGCGCGCCCGTGTCGCGCACCACGCCCGCGCCCGGCGCCATCGCCGGCATCGCCTCGGGCTTTGCCGCGGGCACCGAAATCGCCACGACCCACGGCTGGCGGCCGGTCGAGGCGCTGGCACCGGGCGTCCGCGTGCTGACCTTCGATCACGGCGCGCAGCCGGTGCGGGCGGTGCAGCGCGGGCTCTTGTGGCGGGGTTGGGCGCGCTGTCCGCAACCGCTCTGGCCGCTGACCGTCCCGGAGGGCGCGCTGGGCAACTCCGCCCCGCTCACCCTGCTGCCGGAGCAGAGCGTGCTGGTCGAATCCGATCTCGCCGAAGAGCTTTACGGCGACCCCTTCGTGCTGATCCAGGCGCGCTATCTCGAAGGCGTGCTAGGCATCCACCGCGTGGCCCCGACGCTGGGCCGGCCCGTCGAGGTGATCGTGCCGCTCTTCGACCGGCCCGAGATCACCTTCGCAAACGGTGCGGCGCTGGTGTTCTGCCCGGCCCAGGGTGAGGGCGAGCCGGTGCCGCTCCACCGGCTCTGCGAGATGCAGACCGCCAACGAGATCGATTACGGCCGGCCCTGCGCGCCGCACGAAGCACGCCGCCTCGCCGCCGCGCTGCAGTGCGAGGTCGCGCCCGCCCGCGACGGGCCGGGCATGCGCGCGTTTCAGGCCGCCTGA